From a region of the Komagataeibacter sp. FNDCF1 genome:
- a CDS encoding type II toxin-antitoxin system PemK/MazF family toxin, translating into MKRGDFVTVALQGDLGKPQPALVVQADRFDMTAAVTLLPLSSALVDAALFRLTIRPDEHNGLRKPSQVMIDKPTTINREKVGPAFGIASDTLMLSVSRVLAFFLGLA; encoded by the coding sequence ATGAAGCGAGGCGACTTTGTAACCGTTGCCCTGCAAGGCGATCTCGGCAAACCCCAGCCTGCATTGGTGGTGCAGGCTGATCGGTTCGACATGACAGCTGCCGTGACCCTTCTGCCCCTCTCCAGCGCCCTTGTAGACGCTGCCCTGTTTCGCCTGACAATCCGACCCGATGAGCACAATGGGCTACGTAAGCCATCACAGGTCATGATCGACAAGCCAACCACTATCAACCGCGAAAAGGTTGGCCCGGCTTTCGGGATCGCCAGCGATACCCTCATGCTGTCTGTCAGTCGGGTGCTCGCCTTTTTCCTCGGACTGGCGTAG
- a CDS encoding antitoxin MazE family protein, with product MTPVAIRVKKRRDTIRKAGLRPVQIWVPDTRAKGFDEECRRQAMLVALADAHEPDIASFLDAAAADLDGWEA from the coding sequence ATGACCCCTGTTGCCATTCGCGTAAAGAAGCGTCGAGACACGATCCGCAAGGCTGGACTGCGCCCTGTCCAAATCTGGGTTCCCGATACACGGGCAAAGGGGTTTGACGAGGAATGCCGCCGGCAGGCCATGCTGGTAGCCCTGGCTGACGCGCATGAGCCAGATATTGCCTCTTTCCTCGATGCGGCTGCCGCCGATCTGGATGGCTGGGAGGCATGA